The Maridesulfovibrio salexigens DSM 2638 region AACTCAGGCAATTACATCAATTCCTAATACAACCATTGAAAAGATAAGCCATGAAATAGATGAAGGTGCCGTAAACGGCTTCATCACTCTTAACGGGCCGACATCACTTAAAGCTAAGGCCATAAAAACTATGGAAGAACATGCTTCGCAAGTTCTTCATAAACCAGTAAAAATCATTGTCCGCACCAGCATTACCCAAAGTATTTCTTCCTCTCCGCAATCAACCAGCGCCCTGCTAAACGCCCATGCCAAAAAACAACATATAAAGCTTGAGCAAAGCGCCATGATTCTGGAACAGGCAGAACTATTGCTCCGCAGTATTATATCCGAATATCCATGGTACACTCTTGCAGGAATTAATTACGCAAAACTTAAAAGCGGTCCGGGTCTGATCATCGAGATCAGCGGACCTGAACGCCCTATGCCGGAATCAGTTGAGAGGTTGGAGAAAGTGCTGCGTAAGAATACCGGAGTAAACGACCTTTCGCTGATCATCCGCTACTACAAAAGCTACGACATAACCCGCAACGGCAGGAATCTGTTCGGAGTTCACTATTCAGGAAAAGAATCCCCACAGGCCAAAACAATTGAACAACAAGCCGCAAAGTTAATAGGTGAACTGCGGAACATATTCCCAATCCATGTTGAGGCCCAGCCTATGAAAAAAGGCTGGAAAATCATGGCGGATGTTACCGGAGCGCGCCTTGTTCAAAGTAAGGAAATTAAAAAGATAGAAAAGAAGCTTACAGATATGCTTTCGGCTCCGGTCAAACTATACGTGTATTCGAAAACAGAAGGTGTGATTGAGAATGACGGCATTAAACCCCTTGAATTTTTCAATACTACACACCAGATCAAACGCCTTGATTTGAAATAGAGACTCTATGCTGTAAATTTCAAAGGCCAAAGGCACCAATTTATCCAAATCAGTCTGGATGCCTTCCCCTCCATTTGTTATGATCATTATGATTATTAACTTAGCAGCGGGAAGAACTATTGAAATACTATCATAAGCTACTGCTTTTAGGCCTGATATTAGTTCTGGTTTGGACCGGGTCCATATTTTTCTTTTACAACAGAATTGTTCAGGCTGAAGAAGACAATATATACAGGTCTGCCCTGAAAGAAGCAGAGGTCGCCTTTGAAAAAGACCTGACCTACCGCCGTTGGGTGGCTGGGCTGGGAGGTCTTTACGCCGAAGTTTCTCCAA contains the following coding sequences:
- a CDS encoding DUF389 domain-containing protein, coding for MGLKFRRKNATRPPLLFVSDVRREFLIADITRNSVPRGMYYLLMGVAAFIASIGLTADSPAVVIGAMLVSPLMTPIFGLSLGLVRGEMDLIRASIFSVTAGILIGILGGILIGSLPIFFELTHEVISRTKPNLLDLGVAAFAGIAGTVALIDERVSPVMPGIAIATSLVPPLCASGLCIALHQYSDGWGAFLLFFANFLVILSVASVLFIITGFIPHSEDEPLPRLIKHFSVTTIGLIIVAGFLTKSLVEVALSRQIDNSLRTVATQAITSIPNTTIEKISHEIDEGAVNGFITLNGPTSLKAKAIKTMEEHASQVLHKPVKIIVRTSITQSISSSPQSTSALLNAHAKKQHIKLEQSAMILEQAELLLRSIISEYPWYTLAGINYAKLKSGPGLIIEISGPERPMPESVERLEKVLRKNTGVNDLSLIIRYYKSYDITRNGRNLFGVHYSGKESPQAKTIEQQAAKLIGELRNIFPIHVEAQPMKKGWKIMADVTGARLVQSKEIKKIEKKLTDMLSAPVKLYVYSKTEGVIENDGIKPLEFFNTTHQIKRLDLK